From one Lolium rigidum isolate FL_2022 chromosome 4, APGP_CSIRO_Lrig_0.1, whole genome shotgun sequence genomic stretch:
- the LOC124648623 gene encoding protein OCTOPUS-like: MASLQMEPPAPPPRRSASTSCDLHPDEAFTGFCAACLRERLAGLEASDVAPAAPGRRSTSAIRSLFSRPFAAGAAPSGSGAAPLPDLRRCKSFSCGRGGDAPADEPQRWSCDARGRSTLWALFHRDDRERVRDGTAFAAFPASSSAAAAALPFEVQQHLPPPPCVPEVFLEEEIVMAEIAPVVEPIVAADLETEAHATGEVRPMKDHIDLETSQPKKPPPPPMDLKEIAGSFWVAASVFSKKWQKWRRKQKLKKEEAAAGSKAAAAAMPPSGKPSKSSFLQRSRTRGGACSELAGGRRSCDTDPRFSLDAARMSVDDAGLSWDGPRASWDGYLFGAGAGIGLGRAPPPTSRLPPILSALEGSPTGILARSDGQIPVEDDSQPEPDGDVNTPGGSAQTRDYYMDTSSRRRRSLDHSSSARRRSFEVPDPKPVPAAAAIARESPVIGSAEFYHFQHAEDLLDHRFSTSSLVDDFPRASLDAAKKPRRKAWSLWDFIHRRATGRRSGTSASDVAFSEPWPELRARGHRTTMQRCGSNASARSSFSSTSGGMGSSRRCFADGGVKSRHEDRCVLERNRSARYSPAHHADNGMLRLYLTPLRSASSRRASGLPANGGGRHLRSQSFARTMLRLY, encoded by the coding sequence ATGGCGTCGCTGCAGATggagccgccggcgccgccgccgcggaggtcCGCGTCGACGAGCTGCGACCTGCACCCCGACGAGGCCTTCaccggcttctgcgccgcctgccTCCGCGAGCGCCTCGCGGGCCTCGAGGCCTCCGACGTCGCGCCCGCCGCGCCGGGCCGCAGGTCCACCTCCGCCATCcgctccctcttctccaggccctTCGCCGCCGGCGCGGCCCCGTCGGGCTCCGGCGCGGCCCCGTTGCCGGACCTCCGCCGCTGCAAGTCCTTCTCGTGCGGGCGCGGGGGCGACGCGCCCGCCGACGAGCCGCAGCGCTGGTCGTGCGACGCCCGCGGCCGCAGCACGCTCTGGGCGCTGTTCCACCGGGACGACCGCGAGCGCGTCCGCGACGGCACCGCGTTCGCCGCGTTCCCGGCCTcgtcctctgccgccgccgcggcgctccCCTTCGAGGTCCAGCAGCATCTTCCTCCGCCGCCGTGCGTTCCTGAGGTGTTCTTGGAGGAGGAGATCGTCATGGCCGAGATTGCCCCGGTGGTCGAGCCAATCGTGGCGGCGGACTTGGAGACCGAAGCTCATGCGACTGGGGAGGTGCGGCCCATGAAGGATCACATAGATCTCGAGACCTCGCAACCcaagaagccgccgccgccgccaatggaCCTGAAGGAGATCGCCGGCAGCTTCTGGGTGGCCGCCTCCGTCTTCAGCAAGAAGTGGCAGAAGTGGAGGCGCAAGCAGAAGCTCAAGAAGGAGGAGGCCGCAGCCGGCAGCAAGGCGGCGGCCGCGGCAATGCCGCCGTCGGGGAAGCCTTCCAAGTCCTCGTTCCTTCAGCGCAGCCGCACTCGCGGCGGAGCCTGCTCGGAGCTCGCCGGAGGCCGTCGCTCGTGCGACACCGACCCAAGATTCTCCCTTGACGCCGCCCGCATGTCCGTGGACGACGCGGGCTTGTCCTGGGACGGGCCGCGCGCGTCCTGGGACGGCTACCTGTTCGGCGCGGGCGCCGGCATTGGCCTTGGCCGCGCGCCTCCGCCGACTTCCCGGTTGCCGCCCATCCTCTCCGCGCTCGAGGGCTCGCCTACCGGCATCTTGGCACGCTCCGACGGTCAAATTCCCGTGGAAGATGACTCACAGCCCGAGCCCGACGGCGACGTCAACACCCCTGGCGGCTCGGCGCAGACGCGGGACTACTACATGGACACGTCGAGCCGGCGGCGCCGCAGCCTGGACCATTCCAGCTCCGCGCGGAGAAGGTCGTTCGAGGTGCCCGACCCAAAGCCAGTACCTGCAGCGGCCGCAATTGCCAGGGAATCCCCAGTGATCGGCAGCGCAGAGTTCTACCACTTCCAGCACGCTGAGGACCTGCTCGACCACCGGTTCAGCACCAGCTCCCTCGTCGACGACTTCCCCCGCGCGAGCCTGGACGCCGCCAAGAAGCCCCGGCGCAAGGCGTGGAGCCTGTGGGACTTCATCCACCGCAGAGCCACGGGACGCCGGAGCGGCACGTCCGCGTCGGACGTCGCGTTCTCGGAGCCGTGGCCGGAGCTGCGCGCCCGCGGGCACAGGACGACGATGCAGAGGTGCGGCAGCAACGCGAGCGCGCGCAGCTCGTTCAGCAGCACCAGCGGCGGGATGGGCAGCTCACGGCGCTGCTTCGCGGATGGTGGTGTCAAGAGTCGACACGAAGACCGGTGCGTGCTGGAGCGGAACCGGAGCGCGCGGTACTCGCCGGCGCACCACGCGGACAACGGCATGCTGCGGCTCTACCTCACCCCGCTGCGGAGCGCCAGCAGCCGGCGCGCGAGCGGGCTGCCGGCCAACGGCGGCGGGCGGCATCTGAGGTCGCAGTCGTTCGCAAGGACCATGCTCCGGCTGTACTAA